Proteins from a single region of Bos indicus x Bos taurus breed Angus x Brahman F1 hybrid chromosome 29, Bos_hybrid_MaternalHap_v2.0, whole genome shotgun sequence:
- the LOC113886023 gene encoding putative olfactory receptor 8G3 pseudogene has protein sequence MDPGNHSSVTEFILSGLTEQPQLQLHLFLLFLGIYVVTVVGNLGMITLIGLSSHLHTPMYYFLTNLSFIDLCQSTIITPKMLVNFVTEKNIISYPECMTQLYFFIIFAIAECHMLAAMAYDRYAAICNPLLYNITMSYYICFCLTVGVYILGITGSTIHTGFMLRLFFCKTNIVNHYFCDLFPLLELSCSNIYANELLVIVLSAFNILIPALVILASYIFIISSILQIHSMEGRSKAFSTCSSHIAAVAIFYGSAAFMYLQPSSVSSMDQGKVSSVFYTIIVPMLNPLIYSLRNRDVKFALKKNFRL, from the coding sequence ATGGACCCCGGAAATCACTCCTCAGTGACTGAGTTTATCCTCTCTGGGCTCACAGAACAGCCACAACTCCAGCTGcaccttttcctcctcttcctaggAATCTATGTGGTCACGGTGGTGGGGAACCTGGGCATGATCACACTGATTGGGCTCAGTTCTCACCTGCATACCCCCATGTACTATTTCCTCACCAACTTGTCCTTTATTGATCTCTGTCAGTCGACTATCATTACCCCCAAAATGCTGGTGAACTTTGTGACAGAGAAGAATATTATCTCCTATCCTGAATGCATGACTCaactttatttcttcatcatttttgCTATTGCAGAGTGTCACATGCTGGCTGCAATGGCATATGACCGCTATGCTGCCATCTGCAACCCCTTGCTTTACAACATCACCATGTCTTATTACATCTGCTTCTGCCTCACAGTGGGAGTTTATATTTTGGGCATCACTGGATCCACAATCCATACAGGATTTATGTTGAGGCTCTTTTTCTGCAAGACCAATATCGTTAACCATTATTTCTGTGATCTCTTTCCACTCTTGGAGCTATCCTGTTCCAACATCTATGCCAATGAATTATTGGTTATAGTCTTGAGTGCATTCAACATTTTGATTCCTGCTCTAGTTATTCTTGCTTCCTACATCTTCATCATTTCCAGCATCCTCCAAATCCACTCCATGGAGGGCAGGTCCAAAGCCTTCAGCACCTGCAGTTCTCACATTGCTGCTGTTGCTATTTTCTATGGATCTGCTGCATTCATGTACCTACAGCCATCATCAGTCAGCTCCATGGACCAAGGGAAAGTGTCCTCTGTGTTTTATACCATCATTGTGCCCATGCTAAATCCCCTGATCTATAGCCTACGGAATAGGGATGTCAAATTTgccctgaaaaaaaattttagactGTGA